A region from the Poecilia reticulata strain Guanapo linkage group LG12, Guppy_female_1.0+MT, whole genome shotgun sequence genome encodes:
- the capslb gene encoding calcyphosine-like b codes for MAGTSRHDRAMAQKARQQLSECSDPVERLRLQCLTRGSSGIKGLGRIFRIMDDNENRSLDFKEFLKGLSDYGLLIEKDEASAMFQHFDHDGSGSIDFDEFLITLRPPMSKSRKEVVMEAFRKLDKTGDGVITVDDLRGVYNAKYHPKYQNGEWTEEQVFRTFLDSFDSPYDKDGKVSKEEFLNYYSGVSASIDSDAYFILMMRNAWKL; via the exons ATGGCAGGAACGTCCAGACACGACCGAGCGATGGCCCAGAAGGCCAGGCAGCAGCTGTCGGAATGTTCTGACCCGGTGGAGCGGCTCCGGCTGCAGTGTCTGACCCGCGGCTCGTCTGGGATCAAAGGCCTGGGCAG GATCTTCAGGATCATGGACGACAACGAGAACCGCTCTCTGGACTTCAAGGAGTTCCTGAAGGGCCTGAGCGACTACGGGCTGCTGATCGAGAAGGACGAGGCCTCCGCCATGTTCCAACACTTCGACCACGACGGCAGCGGCTCCATCGACTTTGACGAGTTCCTCATCACCCTGAGG CCTCCCATGTCCAAGTCCAGGAAGGAGGTGGTGATGGAGGCGTTCAGGAAGCTGGATAAGACCGGAGACGGCGTGATCACCGTGGACGACCTGAGGGGCGTCTACAACGCCAAGTACCACCCAAAGTACCAGAACGGGGAGTGGACCGAGGAGCAGGTGTTCCGGACCTTCCTGGACAGCTTCGACTCTCCGTACGACAAAGACGGGAAG GTGAGCAAAGAGGAGTTCCTGAACTACTACAGCGGCGTCAGCGCCTCCATCGACAGCGACGCCTACTTCATCCTGATGATGAGGAACGCCTGGAAGCTCTGA
- the LOC103474067 gene encoding uncharacterized protein LOC103474067, whose product MKLGYAQTCSLSSIKPDLGETEQLLADSYQASDCVSVEILERRWLHRCPAVYKLKPKVETLGSLKKLIVGEKNPNTPNKTILVVGETGTGKSTLIDALINHAMGVKFEDQVWFKVIEEEEKSQTASQTSDVKVYQVYEGKALPFSLTIIDTPGYADTRGIERDVIIREQLLQLFQLEHGVHELHAVGLVVKATENRVKEHLRYVFDSVLSLFGKDLEKNIVALCTHSNGMYPKNVLTALEAVKIKCARDERNDPVHFLFDNCQSNDRSHPNNMKILKRMFEDAEEEMNKLVKFMETVEPQRLDTTLDVITSRIRLTACIYNLQDRINQRDLKQREIRQTEEALKENKEKLENDTNFTIEVDEVYKDKENIGVGKWGLTMFIDGATCCTVCEENCHFPCTTAWYPSRCKVMSKGKCTICTKKCPVSDHVKDQWRYVTKTRRVKKTLEDVKEKYEVKQEGMTGILEVLKQETEKLEEEKNQLLEEAYQHVIKLEEIALNVDSLSTSVNLELLIEKMKEKGETAKAEKLEKIMKRQDKGVLSVMKSWFEDLTGETDLDLEDDLP is encoded by the exons ATGAAGCTGGGCTACGCTCAGACCTGCTCACTTTCCTCTATAAAACCTGATCTGGGGgaaacagagcagctgctg GCTGACAGTTATCAAGCATCTGATTGTGTCTCAGTGGAAATCTTAGAAAGAAGATGGCTTCACA GATGTCCTGCTGTCTACAAGCTGAAACCAAAAGTAGAAACTTTGGGATCCTTGAAAAAATTGATTGTTggtgaaaaaaaccccaacactccaaataaaaccattttagtTGTTGGagaaacaggaacaggaaaatCTACTCTGATCGACGCTCTGATCAACCACGCCATGGGAGTGAAGTTTGAGGATCAAGTCTGGTTTAAAGtgatagaagaagaagaaaaaagtcagacagCAAGTCAGACATCTGATGTGAAGGTCTATCAGGTCTATGAAGGTAAAGCTCTGCCCTTTTCTCTGACCATCATTGATACTCCTGGTTATGCAGACACCAGAGGGATTGAACGGGATGTTATCATCAGGGAGCAACTGCTTCAACTGTTCCAGTTAGAACATGGAGTCCATGAGCTTCATGCAGTGGGTTTGGTGGTCAAAGCTACTGAGAATCGAGTGAAAGAACATCTAAGATACGTCTTTGACTCAGTTCTGTCTCTATTTGGAAAAGACCTAGAGAAAAACATTGTTGCTCTCTGCACCCACTCAAATGGAATGTACCCTAAAAATGTTCTGACAGCTCTTGAAGCTGTAAAGATTAAATGTGCCAGAGATGAGAGGAATGATCcggttcacttcctgtttgataaCTGCCAAAGTAACGACCGATCACATCCAAACAACATGAAGATACTCAAAAGGATGTTTGAGGATGCAGAGGAGGAAATGAACAAGTTGGTAAAGTTCATGGAAACAGTTGAGCCCCAAAGATTGGACACAACTTTGGATGTTATAACATCCCGAATTCGTCTGACAGCTTGTATCTACAACCTGCAAGACAGAATTAACCAGAGGGATCTGAAACAAAGAGAGATCAGACAGACTGAGGAAGCTCTGAAGGAAAATaaggagaaactggagaatGATACGAACTTCACAATAGAAGTTGATGAAGTTTATaaggacaaagaaaacataGGTGTTGGAAAATGGGGACTAACAATGTTTATTGATGGTGCTACCTGCTGTACTGTCTGCGAGGAGAACTGTCACTTTCCATGCACAACAGCCTGGTATCCTTCAAGATGTAAAGTCATGAGCAAGGGAAAGTGCACCATTTGTACCAAGAAATGTCCTGTTTCAGATCATGTGAAAGATCAGTGGAGATATGTGACCAAAACAAGGAGAGTGAAGAAAACCCTGGaagatgtgaaagaaaaatatgaagtaAAACAAGAAGGGATGACTGGCATCTTGGAAGTTCTGAAACAAGAGACAGAGAAACTAGAGGAAGAGAAGAATCAGCTTCTGGAAGAAGCTTACCAACATGTAATAAAGCTGGAGGAGATCGCCCTGAATGTTGACTCACTGTCAACTTCAGTCAACTTGGAGCTCCTGATTGAGAAAATGAAGGAGAAAGGAGAAACAGCCAAGGCTGAGAAACTGGAGAAGATAATGAAAAGACAGGATAAAGGAGTTCTGTCAGTCATGAAGTCCTGGTTTG AGGATCTGACTGGAGAAACTGACCTGGATCTGGAAGACGACCTGCCCTGA
- the il7r gene encoding interleukin-7 receptor subunit alpha isoform X1, which translates to MQTMLPGWTSVLMLLLQAAGSRAQSGDGDPDSEPSLSCSSHVSVRANSLTCHLLGRHRDEDDEDGDRDAIDKMIVCQVRMENDRMEEKCVRADGGTVSGLSTVAVANVTVHRRGGGRLSATVLLEKIVKPKSPRIFNVTMDPMKNRAEIYFQIPYSRDYLNLNTQIFQLNLWTHGSNITQNVTSKNFLHIDRQHLRQDSEYQVRVRSIPTGVLQGTWSTWSPEFPFHMPPEEKLPSSDKTEWTVSGPVLSFVSALVVLCSIIIVWKSGILSYMWPSIPHPKQALVQICKPNKGLLLDLNPEVFSSLRVLPLEKPQAEEAEPHRRPIGTGSAAGSQSRSQSAAGSQSGSQSSAGSQSGSQSGSRSSSSHSTTSSASSAVTEELEVSALLSCSDGEDSVPSSAPSPVDVLRREDESQNLLARRGGPGQEEAYVTMSSFYQSQ; encoded by the exons ATGCAGACGATGCTGCCTGGCTGGACGAGCgtcctgatgctgctgctgcaggcggCCGGGAGCCGGGCCCAGAGCGGAGACGGCGACCCGGACTCAG AACCGAGCCTCAGCTGCAGCTCTCATGTCAGCGTCCGGGCGAACAGCCTGACCTGCCACCTGCTGGGACGCCATAGAGACGAGGACGACGAGGACGGAGACAGAGACGCCATCGACAAGATGATCGTCTG CCAGGTGAGGATGGAGAACGACAGGATGGAGGAGAAATGTGTGAGGGCTGATGGAGGCACGGTGAGCGGTCTGAGTACAGTGGCCGTCGCCAACGTGACGGTCCACCGGCGGGGAGGAGGACGGCTGTCAGCCACCGTGCTGCTGGAGAAGATCG TGAAGCCCAAAAGTCCGAGGATTTTCAACGTGACAATGGATCCGATGAAGAACCGGGCTGAGATCTACTTCCAGATCCCCTACAGCAGAGACTACCTGAATCTGAACACCCAGATCTTCCAGCTCAACCTGTGGACCCACGGCAGCAACATC ACCCAGAACGTCACGTCTAAGAACTTCCTGCACATCGACAGGCAGCACCTCCGTCAGGACTCTGAGTACCAGGTCAGAGTCCGGTCCATCCCTACCGGCGTTCTGCAGGGAACCTGGAGCACCTGGAGCCCCGAGTTCCCCTTCCACATGCCGCCTG AGGAGAAGCTGCCGAGTTCAGATAAGACGGAGTGGACCGTCTCCGGACCCGTCCTGAGCTTCGTCTCTGCGCTGGTGGTTCTGTGCAGCATCATCATCGTCTGGAAGTCGGG GATCTTGTCCTACATGTGGCCCAGCATCCCACACCCCAAGCAGGCGCTGGTCCAGATCTGCAAACCGAACAAG GGCCTGTTGCTGGACCTCAACCCTGAGGTCTTCAGCTCCCTGCGAGTCCTGCCGCTGGAGAAGCCACAGGCGGAGGAGGCAGAGCCGCACAGGAGGCCCATTGGGACCGGGTCCGCCGCCGGGTCCCAATCCAGATCCCAGTCCGCCGCTGGGTCCCAATCTGGATCCCAGTCCTCCGCCGGGTCCCAATCTGGATCCCAGTCTGGATCCAGGTCCAGCTCCTCCCACAGCACCACCAGCAGCGCCTCCAGCGCCGTCACAGAGGAGCTGGAGGTCTCTGCGCTGCTGAGCTGCTCAGACGGCGAGGACAGCGTCCCCAGCAGCGCCCCGTCCCCCGTCGACGTCCTGCGGCGCGAAGACGAGTCCCAGAACCTTCTGGCCCGGCGTGGCGGCCCGGGGCAGGAGGAGGCCTACGTCACCATGTCCAGTTTCTACCAGAGCCAGTAG
- the il7r gene encoding interleukin-7 receptor subunit alpha isoform X2, whose product MIVCQVRMENDRMEEKCVRADGGTVSGLSTVAVANVTVHRRGGGRLSATVLLEKIVKPKSPRIFNVTMDPMKNRAEIYFQIPYSRDYLNLNTQIFQLNLWTHGSNITQNVTSKNFLHIDRQHLRQDSEYQVRVRSIPTGVLQGTWSTWSPEFPFHMPPEEKLPSSDKTEWTVSGPVLSFVSALVVLCSIIIVWKSGILSYMWPSIPHPKQALVQICKPNKGLLLDLNPEVFSSLRVLPLEKPQAEEAEPHRRPIGTGSAAGSQSRSQSAAGSQSGSQSSAGSQSGSQSGSRSSSSHSTTSSASSAVTEELEVSALLSCSDGEDSVPSSAPSPVDVLRREDESQNLLARRGGPGQEEAYVTMSSFYQSQ is encoded by the exons ATGATCGTCTG CCAGGTGAGGATGGAGAACGACAGGATGGAGGAGAAATGTGTGAGGGCTGATGGAGGCACGGTGAGCGGTCTGAGTACAGTGGCCGTCGCCAACGTGACGGTCCACCGGCGGGGAGGAGGACGGCTGTCAGCCACCGTGCTGCTGGAGAAGATCG TGAAGCCCAAAAGTCCGAGGATTTTCAACGTGACAATGGATCCGATGAAGAACCGGGCTGAGATCTACTTCCAGATCCCCTACAGCAGAGACTACCTGAATCTGAACACCCAGATCTTCCAGCTCAACCTGTGGACCCACGGCAGCAACATC ACCCAGAACGTCACGTCTAAGAACTTCCTGCACATCGACAGGCAGCACCTCCGTCAGGACTCTGAGTACCAGGTCAGAGTCCGGTCCATCCCTACCGGCGTTCTGCAGGGAACCTGGAGCACCTGGAGCCCCGAGTTCCCCTTCCACATGCCGCCTG AGGAGAAGCTGCCGAGTTCAGATAAGACGGAGTGGACCGTCTCCGGACCCGTCCTGAGCTTCGTCTCTGCGCTGGTGGTTCTGTGCAGCATCATCATCGTCTGGAAGTCGGG GATCTTGTCCTACATGTGGCCCAGCATCCCACACCCCAAGCAGGCGCTGGTCCAGATCTGCAAACCGAACAAG GGCCTGTTGCTGGACCTCAACCCTGAGGTCTTCAGCTCCCTGCGAGTCCTGCCGCTGGAGAAGCCACAGGCGGAGGAGGCAGAGCCGCACAGGAGGCCCATTGGGACCGGGTCCGCCGCCGGGTCCCAATCCAGATCCCAGTCCGCCGCTGGGTCCCAATCTGGATCCCAGTCCTCCGCCGGGTCCCAATCTGGATCCCAGTCTGGATCCAGGTCCAGCTCCTCCCACAGCACCACCAGCAGCGCCTCCAGCGCCGTCACAGAGGAGCTGGAGGTCTCTGCGCTGCTGAGCTGCTCAGACGGCGAGGACAGCGTCCCCAGCAGCGCCCCGTCCCCCGTCGACGTCCTGCGGCGCGAAGACGAGTCCCAGAACCTTCTGGCCCGGCGTGGCGGCCCGGGGCAGGAGGAGGCCTACGTCACCATGTCCAGTTTCTACCAGAGCCAGTAG